In a single window of the Lynx canadensis isolate LIC74 chromosome E2, mLynCan4.pri.v2, whole genome shotgun sequence genome:
- the LOC115503237 gene encoding sialic acid-binding Ig-like lectin 5 isoform X2, which produces MPLWLLLLLLCGGPLLRVLGYQLELQESVTVQEGLCVHVRCKFFLPWFSFGFISISWFQKGADVYYDPPVATNKPDRKLHERTQGRFFLLGDPQTEDCSLYITDVNMGDSGTYFLHVETHSYLYNMLSLNVTALTHTPHILTPGTLESGRPGDLNCSVPWACERGMPPIFSWTSAAFTSLGPRTRLSSVLTLTPRSQDHGTNLTCQVQFPAIGVMVERTVQLNVTYAPQNTAIRIFQGNRIALETLQNTSSLLIREGQDLRLLCAAAGNPPAELSWFRGSPALNATPMCTTHILELPQVGAAEEGVLTCRAQNSLGSQHVSLRLSVVCPPRLLGPSCSWEGEALGCTCSARALPAPTLRWRLGEGLLEGNHSDASLTVTSSSEGPWANGSLSLRGPLRSDLRLGCEARNEHGAQSTAVLVLRPDKPEPRASGVLGVVGGAGIMTLLLSLCLCLIFSPWSSSWIRGSTWRLDPHPPASFYALRGMQGMVCPLHAPNNQAESRGAVPLE; this is translated from the exons ATGCCgctgtggctgctgctgctgctgctgtgtggAG ggcccctgcttcgggttctgggcTACCAGCTGGAGCTACAGGAGTCCGTGACTGTCCAGGAGGGCTTGTGTGTCCACGTGCGCTGCAAATTTTTTTTGCCCTGGTTTAGCTTTGGATTCATCTCCATATCTTGGTTCCAGAAAGGGGCAGATGTTTACTACGATCCTCCAGTGGCCACAAACAAACCAGACAGGAAGCTGCATGAGAGGACCCAGGGCCGGTTCTTCCTCCTTGGGGACCCCCAGACCGAGGACTGCTCCCTGTACATCACAGATGTCAACATGGGGGACAGTGGGACTTACTTCTTACATGTCGAAACACACTCCTATCTATATAATATGCTTTCTCTGAATGTGACAG CTCTGACCCACACACCTCACATCCTTACCCCGGGGACCCTGGAGTCCGGCCGCCCCGGGGACCTGAACTGCTCTGTGCCCTGGGCCTGCGAGCGGGGAATGCCCCCCATCTTCTCCTGGACGTCAGCCGCCTTCACCTCCCTGGGTCCCAGGACGCGTCTCTCCTCGGTGCTCACCCTCACCCCACGGTCCCAGGACCACGGCACCAACCTCACCTGTCAAGTGCAATTCCCTGCAATTGGTGTGATGGTGGAAAGGACCGTCCAGCTCAATGTCACCT ATGCTCCACAGAACACGGCCATCAGGATCTTCCAAGGAAACAGAATAG CCCTAGAGACTCTGCAAAACACCTCGTCCCTTCTCATCCGGGAGGGCCAGGACCTGCGGCTGCTCTGTGCTGCTGCCGGCAACCCCCCCGCCGAGCTGAGCTGGTTCCGGGGGTCCCCTGCCCTGAATGCCACCCCCATGTGCACGACCCACATCCTGGAGCTGCCTCAAGTCGGGGCTGCGGAGGAAGGAGTCCTCACCTGCCGAGCTCAGAACTCGCTGGGCTCCCAGCACGTCTCCCTGCGTCTCTCTGTGGTCT gcCCCCCGCGGCTGCTCGGCCCCTCCTGCTCCTGGGAGGGCGAGGCGCTGGGCTGCACCTGCTCCGCCCGAGCCCTGCCGGCCCCCACCCTGCGCtggcggctgggggaggggctgctggaggggaacCACAGCGACGCCTCCTTGACCGTCACCTCCAGCTCCGAGGGGCCCTGGGCCAACGGCTCCCTGAGCCTCAGGGGGCCGCTGCGCTCCGACCTCAGACTCGGCTGCGAGGCCCGGAATGAGCACGGGGCCCAGAGCACCGCCGTCCTGGTGCTGCGGCCAG ATAAGCCAGAACCCAGGGCCAGTGGCGTCCTGGGAGTCGTCGGGGGAGCGGGCATCATGACCCTGctactttctctctgcctttgtctcaTCTTCAG cccctggtCCAGCTCTTGGATTAGGGGAAGCACTTGGAGACTGGACCCACACCCACCTGCCTCCTTCTATGCTCTTCGTGGGATGCAGGGGATGGTCTGCCCGCTGCACGCCCCAAATAACCAGGCTGAAAGTCGCGGGGCTGTTCCCTTAGAGTGA
- the LOC115503237 gene encoding sialic acid-binding Ig-like lectin 5 isoform X3, with amino-acid sequence MPLWLLLLLLCGGPLLRVLGYQLELQESVTVQEGLCVHVRCKFFLPWFSFGFISISWFQKGADVYYDPPVATNKPDRKLHERTQGRFFLLGDPQTEDCSLYITDVNMGDSGTYFLHVETHSYLYNMLSLNVTALTHTPHILTPGTLESGRPGDLNCSVPWACERGMPPIFSWTSAAFTSLGPRTRLSSVLTLTPRSQDHGTNLTCQVQFPAIGVMVERTVQLNVTYAPQNTAIRIFQGNRIALETLQNTSSLLIREGQDLRLLCAAAGNPPAELSWFRGSPALNATPMCTTHILELPQVGAAEEGVLTCRAQNSLGSQHVSLRLSVVCPPRLLGPSCSWEGEALGCTCSARALPAPTLRWRLGEGLLEGNHSDASLTVTSSSEGPWANGSLSLRGPLRSDLRLGCEARNEHGAQSTAVLVLRPDKPEPRASGVLGVVGGAGIMTLLLSLCLCLIFRGWSARCTPQITRLKVAGLFP; translated from the exons ATGCCgctgtggctgctgctgctgctgctgtgtggAG ggcccctgcttcgggttctgggcTACCAGCTGGAGCTACAGGAGTCCGTGACTGTCCAGGAGGGCTTGTGTGTCCACGTGCGCTGCAAATTTTTTTTGCCCTGGTTTAGCTTTGGATTCATCTCCATATCTTGGTTCCAGAAAGGGGCAGATGTTTACTACGATCCTCCAGTGGCCACAAACAAACCAGACAGGAAGCTGCATGAGAGGACCCAGGGCCGGTTCTTCCTCCTTGGGGACCCCCAGACCGAGGACTGCTCCCTGTACATCACAGATGTCAACATGGGGGACAGTGGGACTTACTTCTTACATGTCGAAACACACTCCTATCTATATAATATGCTTTCTCTGAATGTGACAG CTCTGACCCACACACCTCACATCCTTACCCCGGGGACCCTGGAGTCCGGCCGCCCCGGGGACCTGAACTGCTCTGTGCCCTGGGCCTGCGAGCGGGGAATGCCCCCCATCTTCTCCTGGACGTCAGCCGCCTTCACCTCCCTGGGTCCCAGGACGCGTCTCTCCTCGGTGCTCACCCTCACCCCACGGTCCCAGGACCACGGCACCAACCTCACCTGTCAAGTGCAATTCCCTGCAATTGGTGTGATGGTGGAAAGGACCGTCCAGCTCAATGTCACCT ATGCTCCACAGAACACGGCCATCAGGATCTTCCAAGGAAACAGAATAG CCCTAGAGACTCTGCAAAACACCTCGTCCCTTCTCATCCGGGAGGGCCAGGACCTGCGGCTGCTCTGTGCTGCTGCCGGCAACCCCCCCGCCGAGCTGAGCTGGTTCCGGGGGTCCCCTGCCCTGAATGCCACCCCCATGTGCACGACCCACATCCTGGAGCTGCCTCAAGTCGGGGCTGCGGAGGAAGGAGTCCTCACCTGCCGAGCTCAGAACTCGCTGGGCTCCCAGCACGTCTCCCTGCGTCTCTCTGTGGTCT gcCCCCCGCGGCTGCTCGGCCCCTCCTGCTCCTGGGAGGGCGAGGCGCTGGGCTGCACCTGCTCCGCCCGAGCCCTGCCGGCCCCCACCCTGCGCtggcggctgggggaggggctgctggaggggaacCACAGCGACGCCTCCTTGACCGTCACCTCCAGCTCCGAGGGGCCCTGGGCCAACGGCTCCCTGAGCCTCAGGGGGCCGCTGCGCTCCGACCTCAGACTCGGCTGCGAGGCCCGGAATGAGCACGGGGCCCAGAGCACCGCCGTCCTGGTGCTGCGGCCAG ATAAGCCAGAACCCAGGGCCAGTGGCGTCCTGGGAGTCGTCGGGGGAGCGGGCATCATGACCCTGctactttctctctgcctttgtctcaTCTTCAG GGGATGGTCTGCCCGCTGCACGCCCCAAATAACCAGGCTGAAAGTCGCGGGGCTGTTCCCTTAG